In Falco biarmicus isolate bFalBia1 chromosome 5, bFalBia1.pri, whole genome shotgun sequence, a single genomic region encodes these proteins:
- the CARD10 gene encoding caspase recruitment domain-containing protein 10: MAALENAPAQACSLLEQEEEEDTIWEKIESARHQLTRSLNPAKLTPYLRQCRVIDEQDEEEVLNSCRFPCKSNQTGYLMDILRRRGKRGYEAFLESLEFYYPEHYTRLTGREAAQRCSMILDEEGPEGLTQFLIMEVKKVRAQRKEHLLKEHQLQLKNQALEQEQARLEQQLKELLKVQERCQRLREEWDSNSVELLRLKDENYMMAMRYAQLCEEKNMAVLRSRDLQLAVDQLKCKVTSLEEECSLLRKQVSVPPQREAEERGHPDTVSELWAENQRLTASLQELQGMLQTPGEGPVPGSEQILLDILEHDWKEAQDDRQDLCQKLSSLQNELLWAEELRDKYLQEVEDLQLKYRTLQKDCDLYKHRMNTVLLQLEEIEKERDQAIQSRDGVQLQYSQSLIEKDQYRKRVRALEEERDELLSKLSQAEGLNSTLEAQLQRCQGSRSLSKMCSSSYSLCSNLSSTWSLVDNSTSFTTGLVDPLGVSVIPFPGDSAIQSMEVTPDNEKDINRLSTFPFPPCIGSILRRQREDRCMPYKSLSCGSFSSMEDATGSGFASTSLGAFSSSSSTYARVKSEICLSTLPSHEEVTRRSLVVQLASMGHSSNPSPQKSLGADISILGGNRTGIYVQWVKPGSRVEEAGLREGCRLIELRVPSLKEEVLSLENCTREVAYLSLLHWDEPSSLVFQLDLEGYQPLQEALEEGKKFSGDSFYVRTNLSLLELSDPYALCVKCREILHVMDTMHRGRLEWYCSRVDPLTMRDLDKGTVPNYSRAHQLLKIQEKGQMPGQQKGHRTNLKKRALDQLRLVKSKPQRSPEQPSQQLWLDPCSDPDVNLKPYSLVRPVVVKTPRPVVLSPNCLAPRLIRNLLDLPTSRLDFHVCPAEKLAEGEPSATPDQEHPVSRTAPQGQRESRRIHMIREAMEKNKHCLLELGVQSVRDLIKSEIYPIVIHVEVTEKNVRGLRSLLGKAGQRDSEVLKVCRGAEQALHTLPCSWARVEPHAWSHTEELPKVVRGCIFQEQTRPLWIEEGDD; this comes from the exons CCCTGGAGAATGCCCCTGCCCAAGCCTGCAGCCtcttggagcaggaggaggaagaagacaCCATCTGGGAGAAGATTGAGAGTGCACGACATCAGCTGACCCGCTCCCTGAACCCGGCGAAGCTTACTCCATACCTGCGCCAGTGTCGTGTGATAGATGagcaggatgaggaggaggtCCTGAATTCATGCCGATTCCCTTGCAAAAGCAACCAGACAG GTTACCTGATGGACATCCTCCGGCGCCGTGGAAAGCGAGGCTATGAAGCCTTCCTGGAATCCTTAGAGTTTTACTACCCAGAGCACTACACGCGGCTAACGGGGAGGGAGGCAGCCCAGCGCTGCTCTATGATCCTGG ATGAGGAAGGCCCTGAGGGACTAACTCAGTTCCTGATCATGGAGGTGAAGAAGGTGAGGGCTCAGCGGAAAGAGCACCTGCTGAAGGAACACCAGCTCCAGTTGAAAAACCAGGCATTGGAGCAAGAGCAGGCccggctggagcagcagctcaaGGAACTCCTGAAGGTGCAGGAGCGTTGCCAGCGGCTGAGAGAGGAGTGGGACTCCAACAGTGTGGAGCTGCTGAGGCTGAAGGATGAGAACTACATGATGGCCATGCGCTATGCACAGCTCTGTGAGGAGAAGAACATGGCCGTGCTGCGAAGCAGGGACCTGCAGCTGGCG GTGGatcagctgaaatgcaaagtgACCAGCCTAGAGGAAGAGTGCAGCCTGCTGCGGAAACAGGTGTCTGTGCCGCCCCAGCGAGAGGCAGAGGAGCGGGGCCACCCCGACACCGTGTCTGAGCTGTGGGCTGAGAACCAGCGACTCACGGCATCGCtacaggagctgcagggcatGTTGCAG ACGCCCGGCGAGGGCCCAGTGCCAGGCTCTGAGCAGATCCTGCTGGACATTCTGGAGCACGACTGGAAGGAAGCCCAAGATGACCGGCAGGATCTCTGCCAGAAACTCAGCTCCCTGCAGAATGAGCTGCTGTGGGCCGAGGAGCTGAGGGATAAG TACCTCCAGGAGGTGGAAGATTTGCAGCTGAAATACCGGACATTGCAGAAGGACTGTGATCTCTACAAGCATCGTATGaacacagtgctgctgcagctggaggagatcGAAAAAGAGCGGGACCAG GCAATCCAGAGCCGTGATGGGGTGCAGCTACAATACTCCCAGAGCCTGATTGAGAAGGACCAGTACCGCAAACGCGTGCGGGCCCTGGAGGAGGAGCGGGATGAGCTCCTAAGCAAGCTAAGCCAGGCAGAAGGGCTGAACAGCACTTTGGAGGCACAGCTGCAGCGGTGCCAAGGCAGCCGCAGTCTGAGCAAG ATGTGCAGCTCTTCCTACTCCCTCTGCTCCAACCTCAGCAGCACCTGGAGCCTTGTAGACAACTCTACCAGCTTTACAACTGGACTTGTGGATCCGCTGGGGGTTTCTGTTATCCCATTCCCAGGGGATTCGGCCATTCAGAGCATG GAGGTGACTCCCGACAATGAGAAGGATATCAACCGCCTTTccaccttccccttccccccttgCATTGGCTCCATCCTTCGTCGGCAGCGGGAAGATAGGTGCATGCCCTACAAAAG CTTGTCCTGTGGCTCCTTCAGCAGCATGGAAGATGCAACAG GCAGTGGTTTTGCCAGCACCTCGCTTGGGgccttctcttcttccagcAGTACCTATGCCAGGGTGAAGTCAGAGATCTGCTTGTCCACGCTTCCCAGCCATGAGGAGGTCACCAGGAG GTCACTGGTGGTGCAGCTCGCTAGCATGGGTCACTCCAGCAACCCCTCACCCCAGAAGAGCCTCGGAGCAGACATATCCATCCTTGGAGGGAACAGAACAGGGATTTATGTGCAGTGGGTCAAACCAGGCTCACGGGTTGAGGAAGCAGGACTCAGGGAAGGGTGCCGGCTCATTGAG CTGAGGGTGCCGTCACTGAAGGAAGAGGTGCTTTCCTTGGAGAACTGCACACGGGAGGTTGCCTACCTGAGCCTGCTGCATTGGGATGAGCCCTCTAGCCTCGTCTTTCAGCTGGACCTGGAAG GATACCAGCCTCTGCAGGAAGCtctggaagaaggaaagaagtttTCTGGAGACTCTTTTTATGTACGCACCAACCTGTCCCTCCTGGAGCTGTCAGACCCTTATGCACTGTGTGTGAAATGTCGGGAGATCCTCCATGTCATGGACACTATGCACAGAGGGCGGCTGGAGTGGTACTGCTCCCGTGTTGATCCCTTGACCATGCGGGACCTGGACAAGGGGACAGTGCCCAACTATAGCAG GGCTCACCAGCTTTTGAAGATCCAGGAGAAGGGCCAGATGCCTGGGCAGCAGAAGGGCCACAGAACTAAT CTAAAGAAACGAGCCTTGGACCAACTGCGCCTAGTGAAATCCAAACCGCAGAGGAGCCCAGAACAGCCCtctcagcagctgtggctggacCCCTGCTCAG ACCCAGATGTGAACCTGAAGCCTTACAGCTTGGTGCGCCCTGTGGTGGTCAAGACACCCCGTCCTGTGGTGCTGTCACCTAACTGTCTTGCACCACGGCTCATCAGAAACCTGCTGGACTTGCCCACTTCTCGCCTGGACTTCCACGTGTGCCCAGCAG AGAAGCTGGCAGAAGGGGAACCCAGCGCAACCCCTGATCAGGAGCACCCTGTGTCTAGAACTGCGCCCCAGGGCCAGAGGGAGAGCAGGCGAATCCACATGATCCGGGAGGCAATGGAGAAG AATAAACACTGCCTGCTAGAGCTGGGAGTTCAGAGTGTGAGGGATCtaattaaaagtgaaatataCCCTATTGTTATCCATGTCGAGGTCACTGAGAAGAATGTTAGAGGACTCAG GAGCttgctggggaaggcaggcCAGCGGGATTCAGAGGTGCTGAAGGTGTGCCGTGGTGCAGAGCAGGCTCTCCACACTCTGCCGTGTTCCTGGGCCCGTGTGGAGCCCCACGCCTGGAGCCACACTGAGGAGCTGCCCAAGGTGGTTCGGGGATGCATCTTCCAGGAGCAAACTCGCCCGCTGTGGATCGAGGAGGGTGATGACTGA